The following are encoded together in the Oncorhynchus nerka isolate Pitt River linkage group LG23, Oner_Uvic_2.0, whole genome shotgun sequence genome:
- the mrpl43 gene encoding 39S ribosomal protein L43, mitochondrial produces the protein MTSRGTPSRFLQSVLQNGVGRYVCQMKRISLIFSKNGQSSLGAREFIEEGVVDFAQKNPGTVVYVSPQSCRIPKIVAEYLNGNVKEEAITSKTSQQIAELITKLTNQSGLDIIRIRKPIHTDSPSIQGQWHPFTNRPLSIGPIGPQKQQAN, from the exons ATGACATCTAGAGGCACCCCGAGTCGCTTCCTACAAAGTGTTCTGCAAAACGGGGTGGGTCGGTATGTTTGTCAAATGAAGCGCATTTCCCTCATCTTCTCCAAGAATGGACAGAGCTCTCTGGGAGCCAG GGAATTCATCGAAGAAGGAGTGGTGGATTTTGCCCAAAAGAACCCTGGAACCGTTGTCTACGTATCTCCTCAGTCCTGCAGGATCCCTAAAATTGTTGCAGAATACT TAAACGGCAATGTGAAGGAGGAAGCCATCACAAGCAAGACGTCTCAACAGATCGCAGAGTTAATAACCAAACTGACCAACCAGTCTGGCCTGGATATCATCCGTATCCGCAAGCccatccacacagacagcccCAGCATCCAGGGCCAATGGCATCCCTTCACTAACCGACCCCTATCCATTGGACCAATCGGACCCCAGAAACAGCAGGCCAACTAA